The genomic region tctataccaggtcgggagggtagttgcaggatccgaaacctgttttcaggttgttggtgtaatggttcagggattcaggactggagcagattcgtttgccacaaagacctaggctgtagggaagggaccgttggatatgcaatgggtggcagctgtcataatggaggtactgctgcttgttggtgggtttgatgtgaacggatgtgtgaagctggccattggacagatggaggtcaacatcaaggaaagtggcatgggatttgcagtaggaccaggtgaatctgatggaaccaaaggagttgaggttggagaggaaattctggagttgttcttcactgtgagtccagatcatgacgaTGTCATCaagaaatctgtaccaaactttgggttggcaggcctgggtaatcaTGAAGGTTTCCTCTAAGcagcccataaataggttggcatacgagggggccatcctggtacccatggctgttccctttaattgttggtatgtctggcctttgaaagtgaagaagttgtgagtcaggatgaagctggctaaggtaatgaggaaaggggTTTTAGGTatggtggcaggtgattggcgtgaaagtaAGTGCTCAATCACAGTGAGccggtagggattccaggcattcgagaaagtggttggtgtctttgatgaaggatgggagactgcatgtaatgggttgaaggtgttgatctacgtaggcagagatacgttctgtgggggcttggtaaccagctacagtggggtggccgggatgattgggtttgtgaatgtttggaagtaggtagaaggtaggggtgcagggtgttggcagggtcaggaggttgatggagccaGGTGCAAGGTTTTTTAGGGGGCCtatggttctgaggattccttgaagctccgcctggacatcaggaatgggattaccttggcaaactttgtatgtggtgttgtctgaaggctgacgcagtccctcagccacatactccagacaatcaagtaccacggtcgtggaacccttgtccgccggaagaatgacgatggatcggtcagccttcagatcatggatagcctgggcttcaacaGTGGTGATGTTGGAAGTTGGATTAaagtttttcaagaaggattgagaggcaaggctggaagtcaaaaattcctggaaggtttggagaggatgattttgaggaagaggaggtgagtcccactgtgacagaggacggaactgttccaggctgggttcaatttggatagtgtcttggggagttggatcattaggagtaggattaggattatttttcttcgtggcaaagtgatatttccagcagagagtacgagtggaggacagtaaatctttgacgagggctgtttggttgaatctgggagtagggctgaaggtgaggcctttggatacgaCTGAGGTTTCGGATTGGAAGAGAGGTTTggagggggaaaaaaataaaaatatatatatatattaattatcaACTAGCACATTGTGCATATTTTTTGCTAAACATGATTGAAAACAGATAGTTGCAGTTAAGAGAGTATTGTGGTCTACGCAGTCAAATGTTTGGGACAGATCCCAAAAATGTCCACTTGATGACCAGCATGTGAGTCAAAATGTTAGTTACCCCCAGGAGACATCATACTAATACCAAGCAACGTCATGTCTAACCTGGACACTGACCAAGATTCAGCATGGAAGAGAATCCGTAAGTTTCCTCCTCAGAtgtgccatatccagctgaagccacatgTAGATGCTTAGATCTGTTGGAGCTACTAAATTGTAGGGATTCTGTTTGCTATTGCCAGCTGTTGAAAACACAGTCTGTCCATAATTGAAGCTGcagtttcaaactgctgtagaaagagaaccattgcTCAAAATGACATCAAATTTCAACAACATATAATTGATCCAGGgccatggaacaaaaaaaatgtttctaaGAAAAGTGTCATACTATGCTCACCAACAGACGTGAGCACATGGCAGTCCCTAAATTTGTGTCAAGGCCCCCAGCATGACTCTACAGGAAGAATCGTGCaggtggtaaagctcttttacaagaatggtgaatGTGTGCCACTAGTCCTTCCAGAAGTTCCAGATATTCAAGGGTTTGAAAACAGGCATTGGTCCAATGTTTGTTAAGGGTCTGgcaaaaatgattacaaaattcaaaaagacagTTTCTTTTGAAATGCAATGTTGCAGAGGAAGGAAAGCATTTTATCCGACGTGTGtccaagatgtggccacagcattgcaagaGGGGTCGAGCAgtgatgtgcaaacatgcagtgcatggggAATTACCTGGACATTGGACATGCCTGGGAGCATGGTGCATACAATTGTACAAAACTTGTTGCATTGCTATTCATACAAAATCACCTAtgctcaggagttgcttcctgcagaGCTGCCAGCAAGACAGAAgtagttcgctctggaatttcttgctcctGTGGAGGTGGACAATGAATggacatggaacattctgtggacagatgaagctcattttcatctcCAATAATATGTCAgtatgcagaattgcagaataggagcaatggaaaatatgcacgcacatcaactggtaccacttcattctacaaagatgactgtgtggtgcgggttgattgcatcgtttatcgtagggtgGTATTTTTTCCAGAAGATGAGTCCTGCAAATCCTGTTACCTATATtgtcactggtaaatgctatgagacTCTTTTTGTGTTCCAATGTCATTTCAGCccttcaacagtgtggatgtgtgagTAGGATCACTTTTGTGCCAGATGGCACTCTGCtgtacattgcacagccagtgagttggcagctgcagaggcatttcagaaatgctagaattatcagccatcatttccctacagcctggatgTCCAGATCACCTGGTCTTAACCCATGTGATTTCTAGCTGTAGGGTTATCTGATAATTGTTGTGCTCAGTGCTCCAGTTATGAACACAGTTGAATTGGACACATGCACTGtgcagtacattccaaacatgatccTTGAGAGActccaatctgttgtggaacatgctgtttctcagtttcaacttgtGGCAAAAACAGTGGACAGTgtattgaacatgtcttgtgccagtctcaTGACAATTATCAAcccatgtcttttgttttttatgtggtttttgggcccaggacaattagaaactgatgtcattttgctttttatgcagtttttggccacaGAACAATTGAAAAcctatgtcattttgctttttatgtagttTCTGGCCTCAAGACAGTTAAAAACCAATTTTCCCATCCGCTGTGGTATAACCTTGCTATGGTTGATGACTTACCTAATGAACAGTGCCACAGTTGTTTACTGCTGAACTTGtactcatgcacattgaacagtatgggTGGTGTAATGTCCAACTCAAATCATAACCATCATATTGCAATTCATATCGTATGCCTAGCTAACCCTAGTTACATTAAGATGCTTTTTATTGGTGACATATTTCTTTCCTGATGTTTCCCCTGTGTCAGTAATGTGCCTTTTAAatgtgacatcattctgagcagtggttctctttctgcagctttttgaaactggaactttcatTATGGATACTGTGTAGTCTCAGACACTTTCTGTGAGATTTAATACAGAGTGATTTAGTAGGCAAATCAAGAAAGCCTGAGTGTCTGCAAACCAGGAACTTATGCATGAAGCCCTGTGATCTTGTCATCTTGGTAGACACACATTTCTACAGCATACacataatgtagatgtagaagatagtgTGACACTTGATCGTCAGGAATGCTGAAATAAACCCCCTGGTGCAAGTTCACCATAATATCAGTACCTGGgccaaatcatcacagaaccacCACTGCCCTGGTATACTTCATCAGAATTTTAGCCcacttaacacttttcattatttgaatGGAAAGGAAACTGTGAGTCAGTGGATGAAATTACAATTCCTCCAGCTAGCTACTGTTCAGTTTCTGGTTTTTCCTCCACTGAAGATGTACAACTTTTTGTGCAGCTATTAACAATGATCTCTTGTGAGGCACCATCCAGTTCCTGTGAGGTGGGATGTTTTCATGACTACTGTTCTTGCACATTCCTACATGCCTGGTAGTGGTACTCAATCCTTGTAGAGTACCAACAATTTGGCAGTTTCATTCACTGTATGATAATCAGCATACCACATCCTTTCTGCTGTCTTATTGTTGACCATCTCATGGTGCTGGGTCCATACAATCGACACACATGCAccgcttcactgccatgacttgtcAGTGGTGGAGGGTCGCATGACTACCAGGGACCAGTTTTTCATTATCGACATGGCTCCAAAGTGAGCAGTGTTTCCTTTTAATGAAGTGACTAATGTTTTGCATTGTGAGCTTACTTTGTTATTTTACAATGACTAGTATTTTCAGTTACAGACTCGAAGGAATTAGGCTTTCATCCCACTCTACTGGTAGTCTGCTTTCATTTGAACTGTCAACTGTGATAACTGCAATTACTACATGTACAAGACTTTTTCTAGGAGATATGTGTATAAGATGACCAATCACATCTATATTCACCATCATATTTCCAAGGAAAAAGCATTTGCAATGAGTACGCCAATGAGTGTGCTGGATGACCACTCTCTTCAAATCTGGATTGCAAGATGACAGCATATGTGTTTTTATTTAGTGGAGATACTGGAACAGACTGTGATCAATCAAACTTCCATGAGTGAGATGCCCTGAATGACACTTCTGTTTAAGGTTCGATATTCCAATACCTttagggttggggatttttctccgctcagggactgggtgttgtgttgttctcgtcTTCGTCATCGTATTGTGTTGTCTTTCTCATCATCTCATCTGCAGGAGTGgctacaggaagggcatccggccaccgcttaaattaaccttgccatatCAAaacataaccatgccgaccctgtggcAGTGCGGGACAGAGGCGCAAGGAAAGGGAGAGATTCCAGTACCTTTAGGAGAGCACACAGAACTCTAAGGAAACTGTAAATGAAGAGCCTTCTAGGTACAATGTTGTTTATGAATAGCAACATCCTTACAAAATGATGATTTGATACCAAAGATAAAACGGCCCAACATGCCGCTCATTTTATGGGTGAATATCTTGAATAGTAAACAATTCAGCAGAAACACTGACAGATTCCATCGCCTGAGCTGATTGCCGTAGAGTAAGTCCTTCGTTACAGTCACAGGTGAATATCTTGAATAGTAAACAATTCAGCAGAAACACTGACCGATTCCATCACCTGAGCTGATTGCCGTAGAGTAAGTCCTTCGTTACAGTCACAGGTCACTTCATTAGTGTCAGGGCAATTAAATTCCCTATTGATGTTACTGGCATGAtacctttttttcttgtttgttccaTAATCCATATATTCTACACTTCTTCATCATATTCAACATATCTCAGTAACTAATAGTATTGTTTTTGTCCTTTatttttccttatttatatacagccctttatttttccttatttatatacAGCCCATCAGTGTGTTACTAATGCCATGAAAGTTAATGCACTTTGACGTTACCACACTTGTGGGTGACTGAAGCTgatgctttaaaaaaattaaataaccagAGGTAAAGCTCTTCAAAATTCTTTTTCATGTATTATTTCTGATACTATGactaatttattgcattaatgtttagAGGACATATTTTTAGGTATATTCTTTACACACTAATTTCAAAAATAGTCAAAGAGCTAAAATGTTTTATTCACTACAGATTTTCTTTTGCAGGAACACAAATGGCGATAAGAAATTTTCACAGGAGTTTTCCTGAACTGTGACACAGGCCAATATTTCTTTTACGCCACAAGAGGTTCCATCTTTCCCTTCTGCTTGATGGCAGATACACAGAAGGAGAAATTTCCCCTGCTTGCAAAAGTTGTAAATGGAGGATTAGCTGGTGTAATAAGTGTGACGACTTTATTTCCACTGGATTTAGTCAAGACTCGTTTACAAATCCAGCgaataaagccaaactgtacacaGACATATAATTCAATGTGGGACTGCTTCAAGCAAACATACAAGTCAGAGGGATTTCGTGGAATGTATCGTGGATCTGGAGTAAATGTGTTTTTAATAACACCAGAGAAGGCaattaaactgatagtgaatgactATTGCAGGCATTATTTGTCTCAAGAACACAAATTGACACTAAAGTTTGAGATACTGTCAGGAGCCATTGCAGGCATGTGCCAAGTAGTAATTACTACCCCAATGGAATTACTTAAAGTCCAGCTGCAGAATGCTGGACAGCTTGCAACCCTTCGGAAGGTTGACAGAAAGGCTGCTCCAAAATTTGAAGCAACTTATATTGCCCTAAAATTATTAAGAACAGAAGGAATAAGTGGACTGTACAGGGGCTTAGGAATAACAATGATGCGGGATGTCAGTTTCTCTGTGCTTTATTTTCCTGTCTTTGCTCATTTAAATGCTTTTGGTCCAAAGAAACACAGTGCACCCGACAAGGCAGTATTTTGGTTTACATTCCTTGCTGGATGTGCATCGGGT from Schistocerca cancellata isolate TAMUIC-IGC-003103 chromosome 7, iqSchCanc2.1, whole genome shotgun sequence harbors:
- the LOC126092827 gene encoding mitochondrial glutamate carrier 1-like, yielding MADTQKEKFPLLAKVVNGGLAGVISVTTLFPLDLVKTRLQIQRIKPNCTQTYNSMWDCFKQTYKSEGFRGMYRGSGVNVFLITPEKAIKLIVNDYCRHYLSQEHKLTLKFEILSGAIAGMCQVVITTPMELLKVQLQNAGQLATLRKVDRKAAPKFEATYIALKLLRTEGISGLYRGLGITMMRDVSFSVLYFPVFAHLNAFGPKKHSAPDKAVFWFTFLAGCASGSIAALCATPFDVIKTRLQLLVAVDSEMKYSGIVDAAVKILRTEGPFAFFKGGATRVLVIAPAFGIVEMVYFLGVGEYILGMKK